The following coding sequences lie in one Haematobia irritans isolate KBUSLIRL chromosome 3, ASM5000362v1, whole genome shotgun sequence genomic window:
- the LOC142229152 gene encoding uncharacterized protein LOC142229152, which yields MTFYWWSHWFWITLICNFAAHQIVIVHTYPKQDSVSSAPPEYNLKNSENNEEAKKLVTRLYQASTTLSWITESSTQSMLGRTSATVEKSKLQSVDTSRAAQTTTPTLDIVAEHKNNLEIDYYYYDEDENENEDEDDSKPKDIETKPLGLVDVEEELDKSQERHHQSNPSDEKLNEIKRSAENYSKDEETKSNSNPITTVPPPAPPSPIQEEAVGILGRRNNYTNFTNLAQSNTNSTQNFKNNTTLGNNTTSEMAASASVLASSVNYLSVSNVTASPHARPSTPQIVKTHNTAEDWLRTMDEIIAAVSPPTPSVTSTTDVSEDKFPFTLENVHKSEDLRRDENEPRRRQSKGLSADFKPGYINYTPESKNLLTRSASTTVNDYDSEESNISSEALSVQRAYFMDVGAISAICFTVFGICCTVGTIGIVLYRRRFLNKPQALSEPDSSVYIDDSTMRVSDNSDEMYSLDNDSFLNSLEAMTIQNYWTDTVKHTKL from the exons ATGACCTTCTATTGGTGGTCCCATTGGTTCTGGATAACATTAATTTGTA ATTTCGCAGCCCATCAGATTGTGATTGTACACACATATCCAAAGCAGGATTCCGTCTCTTCCGCCCCTCCAGAATACAATCTAAAAAATTCGGAAAATAATGAGGAAGCAAAAAAATTAGTAACCAGACTCTATCAAGCTTCAACAACGCTATCATGGATAacagaatcaagtacacaatcAATGCTGGGCCGGACCTCAGCGACAgtcgaaaaaagtaaactccAAAGTGTGGATACATCTAGAGCTGCCCAGACCACCACTCCAACATTAGATATTGTTGCAGAACATAAAAACAATTTGGAGATCGATTACTATTATTACGATGAAGATGAGAATGAGAATGAGGATGAGGATGACAGTAAACCAAAGGACATTGAAACAAAACCTCTAGGATTGGTTGATGTTGAAGAAGAGCTGGACAAATCGCAAGAACGACACCACCAATCGAATCCCAGTGATGAGAAACTTAACGAAATCAAAAGATCAGCAGAGAATTACTCAAAAGATGAAGAAACAAAATCAAATTCAAATCCCATTACCACAGTGCCCCCACCAGCACCACCGTCGCCAATCCAAGAAGAGGCAGTTGGAATTCTGGGAAGAAGAAATAACTATACCAATTTCACAAATCTAGCCCAAAGTAATACGAATTCcacgcaaaattttaaaaataacacCACCTTGGGAAACAATACAACTTCAGAAATGGCAGCATCGGCATCAGTTTTGGCCTCCTCCGTCAACTACCTATCAGTCAGTAATGTGACAGCTTCACCCCATGCTCGACCTTCAACACCGCAAATTGTCAAGACCCATAATACAGCCGAAGATTGGCTCAGGACCATGGATGAAATAATTGCTGCCGTCTCTCCACCAACACCTAGTGTGACCAGCACCACCGATGTGAGCGAGGACAAATTTCCATTTACTttggaaaatgttcacaaatcggAAGATTTGAGACGTGATGAAAATGAACCACGTCGCAGGCAATCGAAAGGCCTATCGGCCGACTTTAAACCAGGCTATATTAATTATACGCCAGAATCAAAAAATCTACTGACCAGATCGGCCTCAACGACAGTCAATGATTATGACAGCGAGGAGAGTAATATATCGTCCGAAGCGTTATCTGTACAG CGCGCTTATTTCATGGATGTGGGTGCAATATCAGCGATCTGTTTTACAGTATTCGGTATCTGCTGTACAGTTGGTACCATAGGCATAGTTCTTTATCGTCGTCGATTCTTAAATAAGCCGCAGGCTTTAAGTGAGCCGGActccagtgtttatattgacgaTAGCACCATGCGTGTTAGT gatAATTCCGATGAAATGTATAGCTTGGATAATGATTCATTTTTGAATTCATTGGAGGCCATGACAATACAAAACTATTGGACAGATACTGTTAAACATACAAAGCTTTAA